Proteins from a single region of Aythya fuligula isolate bAytFul2 chromosome 3, bAytFul2.pri, whole genome shotgun sequence:
- the ZBTB24 gene encoding zinc finger and BTB domain-containing protein 24 isoform X3 produces the protein MLFLTAFLQVPPFIFAIKMAETAPDPSEKLVVIHSKTHKDTILANFEEQRKKDFLCDITLIVENVQFRAHKALLAASSEYFSMMFVDEGEIGQSIYMLEGMVADTFGALLEFIYTGYLHASEKNTEQILATAQLLKVNDLVCAYTDCQASRSPSSALPAPSNSSTSIALIASDKKTEEPPKRKRGRPRKVKTVQEEKSAANSPEDVQLRENNSMQNKQNSMKKDVALEETVVSEQDPARKDAEEAEPACGSEAAVNMSAEKDENYDPKSEGMQSTQSRYSKRRIRRSIKLKDYKLLGEEDEKGLAKRTDGKRKRTGSEARCKDCGKVFKYNHFLAIHQRSHTGERPFKCSECGKGFSQKHSLQVHERMHTGERPYTCTVCSKALTTKHSLLEHMSLHTGQKAFTCDQCGKYFSQKRQLKSHYRVHTGKCFNKDH, from the exons ATGTTGTTTCTTACAGCATTCCTTCAG GTGCCTCCTTTcatatttgcaataaaaatggCAGAGACGGCTCCTGACCCTTCTGAGAAACTGGTTGTCATCCACTCGAAAACTCACAAAGATACCATTCTAGCTAACTttgaagaacaaaggaaaaaagattttctgtgtgACATTACTCTAATAGTGGAGAATGTGCAATTCAGAGCCCATAAAGCTCTGCTCGCTGCCAGCAGTGAGTACTTTTCAATGATGTTTGTAGATGAGGGCGAAATAGGGCAGTCAATTTACATGCTGGAGGGAATGGTTGCCGACACCTTTGGAGCACTGCTAGAATTTATCTACACGGGTTACCTCCACGCcagtgaaaaaaacacagaacaaattcTAGCTACTGCACAGCTCCTGAAAGTGAACGACTTGGTGTGTGCCTACACCGACTGCCAGGCCAGCCGCAGCCCAAGTAGCGCGCTGCCGGCGCCGTCTAACAGCAGCACCTCCATAGCCCTTATTGCAAGTGACAAGAAAACCGAGGAGCCGCCAAAGCGAAAACGAGGGCGACCGAGGAAAGTCAAGACGgtccaggaagaaaaatcagcagcaaATTCTCCTGAAGATGTGCAGCTGAGAGAGAACAACTCCATGCAGAATAAGCAAAATTCTATGAAAAAAGACGTGGCACTGGAAGAAACTGTTGTCAGTGAACAGGATCCAGCAAGGAAAGATGCAGAAGAAGCGGAACCTGCTTGTGGCTCAGAAGCTGCTGTTAATATGTCAGCTGAGAAGGATGAGAATTATGATCCCAAATCTGAGGGGATGCAGAGCACTCAGAGCCGTTACAGCAAACGTAGAATAAGGAGGTCAATCAAACTAAAAGATTATAAGTTGCTTGGTGAAGAGGATGAAAAAGGACTGGCAAAGAGAactgatggaaaaagaaaacgtACAGGTTCTGAAGCTCGCTGTAAAGACTGTggcaaagtatttaaatataatcaCTTTCTAGCCATTCATCAGAGAAGTCATACAG GGGAGCGCCCTTTTAAGTGCAGTGAATGTGGCAAAGGCTTTTCCCAGAAGCACTCCCTTCAGGTCCACGAGCGGATGCACACTGGAGAGCGGCCGTACACGTGCACTGTCTGCAGCAAGGCTCTCACAACAAAGCATTCTCTTCTGGAGCACATGAGCCTACATACAG GGCAAAAGGCTTTCACATGCGATCAGTGTGGGAAGTACTTCAGCCAAAAGAGACAGCTGAAGAGCCATTACCGAGTGCACACAG GAAAGTGCTTTAACAAAGATCACTGA